A genome region from Magnolia sinica isolate HGM2019 chromosome 8, MsV1, whole genome shotgun sequence includes the following:
- the LOC131252659 gene encoding proliferating cell nuclear antigen: MLELRLVQGSLLKKVLESIKDLVTDANFDCSATGFSLQAMDSSHVALVALLLRSEGFEHYRCDRNLSMGMNLNNMSKMLKCAGNDDIITIKADDGSDTVTFMFESPSQDKIADFEMKLMDIDSEHLGIPEAEYHAIVRMPSAEFARICKDLSSIGDTVVISVTKEGVKFSTRGDIGSANIVCRQNTSVDKPEEATVIEMNEPVTLTFALRYMNSFTKATPLSNTVTISLSSELPVVVEYKIADMGYIRFYLAPKIEDEEEETQPQAAKRPKVEVGGED; the protein is encoded by the exons atGCTGGAGCTGAGGCTAGTTCAAGGGAGCCTGTTGAAGAAGGTTCTAGAATCAATCAAGGACCTGGTGACCGATGCGAACTTCGACTGCTCGGCCACGGGATTCTCCCTTCAGGCCATGGATTCGAGCCACGTGGCGCTCGTGGCCCTCCTCCTCAGATCGGAGGGCTTCGAGCACTACCGCTGCGATCGGAACCTCTCCATGGGCATGAACCTCAACAACATGTCTAAGATGCTAAAATGCGCCGGGAATGACGATATCATCACCATCAAGGCGGATGATGGCAGCGACAccgtcaccttcatgttcgagagcCCCA GTCAAGATAAGATTGCTGATTTTGAGATGAAGCTGATGGACATCGATAGTGAGCATCTAGGAATTCCGGAAGCTGAGTATCATGCCATTGTACGGATGCCATCAGCTGAATTTGCTAGGATTTGCAAGGATCTCAGTAGCATTGGCGATACTG TTGTCATTTCAGTGACTAAGGAAGGAGTGAAGTTTTCGACAAGGGGTGATATAGGAAGTGCAAATATAGTTTGCAGGCAGAATACCTCCGTAGATAAG CCGGAGGAAGCTACTGTCATAGAGATGAACGAGCCTGTAACATTGACCTTCGCTCTCCGGTACATGAACTCATTCACCAAGGCAACACCATTGTCAAATACAGTGACCATTAGCCTGTCTTCGGAGCTGCCCGTTGTTGTTGAATACAAGATTGCAGATATGGGTTATATCCGGTTTTACCTGGCTCCCAAGATTGAAGACGAGGAGGAAGAAACGCAGCCTCAAGCAGCAAAAAGGCCTAAGGTAGAAGTAGGGGGTGAGGACTAG
- the LOC131252661 gene encoding probable anion transporter 6 produces the protein MTTMKFPKRYLIVFLMSICTCICYIERVGFPIAYTVAADAVGVDQSSKGLILSTYYYGYAISQLPGGWAAQLIGGRHVLLLSFVLWSTTSALVPLDPSRVRILVIARLLVGVAQGCIFPSIHTVLAQWVPPYERSRSVSVTMSGMYLGAATGMLILPSLVKFKGPRSVFLAEAALGAIWSLLWFKFASDPSHLDQQKATAVGFGKSSLPVTDLKENKGALQKTKVENRESRAHVAKIPWKRLILSWPIWAIIVNNFTFHYALYVLMNWLPTYFEQGLQLSLQEMGSLKMLPYLNMFLFSNIGGVVADHLITRRILSVTMTRKFLNTIGFVVAAIALMALPVFRNSSGAVLCSSVSLGFLALGRAGFAVNHMDVAPRYAGIVMGISNTAGTVAGIVGVGLTGWILESAKTAHMDLSSPESWKPVFRIPGFLCIFSSLVFLVFSTGERIFE, from the coding sequence ATGACGACCATGAAATTCCCAAAGCGGTACTTGATCGTTTTTCTAATGTCCATCTGCACATGCATTTGCTACATCGAACGCGTGGGCTTCCCGATCGCTTACACGGTAGCTGCAGATGCTGTTGGGGTGGACCAATCAAGCAAGGGCCTGATACTGTCGACTTACTACTATGGATATGCTATCTCACAGCTGCCTGGAGGATGGGCTGCACAGCTCATAGGGGGGAGGCACGTTCTGCTTCTCTCATTCGTGTTGTGGTCAACCACTTCTGCTCTAGTTCCACTCGACCCCAGCCGAGTCCGGATCTTGGTGATTGCTCGGTTGCTTGTTGGGGTGGCACAGGGCTGTATCTTTCCATCCATCCACACTGTTCtagcacagtgggtcccaccctacGAACGCTCACGGTCTGTTTCCGTCACAATGTCGGGCATGTACCTCGGTGCTGCAACTGGCATGCTCATCCTGCCAAGCTTGGTGAAGTTTAAGGGCCCACGATCAGTATTTTTAGCCGAAGCAGCATTGGGTGCTATTTGGTCGCTTCTTTGGTTCAAATTCGCTAGTGACCCATCACATTTAGATCAACAGAAAGCAACTGCTGTTGGCTTTGGGAAGTCTTCATTGCCAGTCACagatttaaaagaaaacaaagggGCCTTGCAGAAGACAAAAGTGGAAAATAGGGAAAGCAGGGCCCATGTTGCCAAAATCCCATGGAAGAGACTAATTCTCAGCTGGCCCATTTGGGCGATCATAGTGAATAACTTCACTTTTCATTACGCATTATACGTGCTCATGAATTGGCTCCCGACGTACTTCGAACAAGGCCTTCAACTTAGTCTTCAGGAGATGGGCTCGTTGAAGATGTTGCCTTATCTAAACATGTTCCTATTCTCCAACATAGGTGGAGTGGTCGCCGATCATCTGATCACAAGAAGGATCTTGTCCGTGACCATGACACGGAAGTTCTTGAACACAATAGGGTTCGTCGTCGCTGCTATTGCATTGATGGCACTCCCTGTTTTCAGAAATTCCAGTGGTGCTGTGTTATGTTCATCAGTTTCTCTTGGTTTCTTGGCACTAGGCAGAGCTGGGTTTGCTGTGAATCACATGGATGTTGCTCCAAGATACGCAGGAATAGTGATGGGGATTTCCAATACCGCAGGGACAGTGGCCGGCATTGTCGGGGTTGGGCTCACGGGCTGGATTCTCGAATCTGCGAAAACTGCCCATATGGATCTTTCAAGTCCAGAAAGCTGGAAACCTGTGTTCCGCATTCCGGGGTTCCTCTGCATATTCAGTTCGCTTGTGTTTTTAGTATTCTCAACTGGGGAAAGAATTTTTGAGTGA